From a single Meles meles chromosome 21, mMelMel3.1 paternal haplotype, whole genome shotgun sequence genomic region:
- the ASL gene encoding argininosuccinate lyase isoform X2, protein MASEVAEEWAQGTFKLNPNDEDIHTANERRLKELIGETAGKLHTGRSRNDQVVTDLRLWMRRNCSQLSSLLWELIRTMVDRAEAERDVLFPGYTHLQRAQPIRWSHWILSHAVALTRDSERLLEVQKRVNVLPLGSGAIAGNPLGVDRELLRAELNFGAITLNSMDATSERDFVAEFLFWASLCMTHLSRMAEDLILYGTKEFSFVQLSDAYSTGSSLMPQKKNPDSLELIRSKAGRVFGRCSGLLMTLKGLPSTYNKDLQEDKEAVFEVSDTMSAVLQVATGIISTLQIHRDNMARALSPDMLATDLAYYLVRKGMPFRQAHEASGKAVFMAETKGVALNQLSLKDLQTISPLFSGDVSRVWDYGHSVEQYAALGGTARSSVDWQISQVRALLRAQQA, encoded by the exons ATGGCCTCGGAG GTGGCTGAGGAGTGGGCTCAGGGCACCTTCAAACTAAACCCCAACGATGAAGATATTCACACAGCCAACGAGCGACGTCTGAAG gagCTCATCGGCGAGACTGCGGGGAAGCTGCACACGGGCCGCAGTCGGAATGACCAG GTAGTCACAGACCTCAGGTTGTGGATGCGACGGAACTGCTCTCAACTGTCCTCCCTCCTCTGGGAGCTCATCAGAACCATGGTGGACCGGGCCGAGGC GGAACGCGACGTCCTCTTCCCGGGGTACACACACCTGCAAAGGGCTCAGCCCATCCGCTGGAGCCACTGGATCCTGAG CCATGCTGTGGCGCTGACCAGAGACTCAGAGAGGCTGCTGGAGGTCCAGAAGCGGGTCAATGTCCTGCCCCTGGGGAG CGGGGCCATTGCGGGCAACCCTCTGGGTGTGGACCGGGAGCTGCTCCGAGCAG AACTGAACTTTGGGGCCATCACTCTCAACAGCATGGATGCCACCAGTGAGCGAGACTTCGTGG CTGAGTTCCTGTTCTGGGCTTCGCTGTGCATGACCCACCTCAGCAGGATGGCCGAGGATCTCATCCTCTATGGCACCAAGGAATTCAGCTTTGTGCAGCTCTCAGATGCCTATAG CACCGGAAGCAGCCTGATGCCCCAGAAGAAAAACCCAGACAGCCTGGAGCTAATCCGGAGCAAGGCGGGGCGAGTGTTTGGGCGG TGTTCTGGGCTCCTGATGACGCTCAAGGGACTCCCAAGCACCTACAACAAGGACTTACAG GAGGACAAGGAAGCCGTATTTGAAGTGTCAGATACCATGAGTGCCGTCCTGCAGGTGGCCACGGGCATCATCTCCACACTGCAG ATTCACCGGGACAACATGGCACGGGCTCTCAGTCCTGACATGCTGGCCACTGACCTCGCCTACTACCTGGTCCGCAAAGGG ATGCCTTTCCGCCAGGCGCACGAGGCCTCCGGGAAAGCCGTGTTCATGGCCGAGACCAAGGGGGTCGCCCTCAACCAGCTGTCGCTCAAGGATCTGCAGACCATCAG CCCCCTGTTCTCGGGCGACGTGAGCCGCGTGTGGGACTACGGCCACAGCGTGGAGCAGTACGCGGCCCTGGGGGGCACAGCGCGCTCCAGCGTCGACTGGCAGATCAGCCAGGTGCGGGCGCTGCTGCGGGCCCAGCAGGCCTAG
- the ASL gene encoding argininosuccinate lyase isoform X1, whose translation MASESGKLWGGRFVGAVDPIMEKFNSSIAYDRHLWEVDVQGSKAYSRGLEKAGLLTKAEMDQILRGLDKVAEEWAQGTFKLNPNDEDIHTANERRLKELIGETAGKLHTGRSRNDQVVTDLRLWMRRNCSQLSSLLWELIRTMVDRAEAERDVLFPGYTHLQRAQPIRWSHWILSHAVALTRDSERLLEVQKRVNVLPLGSGAIAGNPLGVDRELLRAELNFGAITLNSMDATSERDFVAEFLFWASLCMTHLSRMAEDLILYGTKEFSFVQLSDAYSTGSSLMPQKKNPDSLELIRSKAGRVFGRCSGLLMTLKGLPSTYNKDLQEDKEAVFEVSDTMSAVLQVATGIISTLQIHRDNMARALSPDMLATDLAYYLVRKGMPFRQAHEASGKAVFMAETKGVALNQLSLKDLQTISPLFSGDVSRVWDYGHSVEQYAALGGTARSSVDWQISQVRALLRAQQA comes from the exons ATGGCCTCGGAG AGTGGGAAGCTATGGGGTGGCCGCTTTGTGGGCGCAGTGGACCCCATCATGGAGAAGTTCAACTCATCCATTGCCTACGACCGACACCTGTGGGAGGTGGACGTGCAGGGCAGCAAGGCCTACAGCCGGGGCCTGGAGAAGGCAGGGCTCCTCACCAAGGCCGAGATGGACCAGATACTTCGTGGACTGGACAAG GTGGCTGAGGAGTGGGCTCAGGGCACCTTCAAACTAAACCCCAACGATGAAGATATTCACACAGCCAACGAGCGACGTCTGAAG gagCTCATCGGCGAGACTGCGGGGAAGCTGCACACGGGCCGCAGTCGGAATGACCAG GTAGTCACAGACCTCAGGTTGTGGATGCGACGGAACTGCTCTCAACTGTCCTCCCTCCTCTGGGAGCTCATCAGAACCATGGTGGACCGGGCCGAGGC GGAACGCGACGTCCTCTTCCCGGGGTACACACACCTGCAAAGGGCTCAGCCCATCCGCTGGAGCCACTGGATCCTGAG CCATGCTGTGGCGCTGACCAGAGACTCAGAGAGGCTGCTGGAGGTCCAGAAGCGGGTCAATGTCCTGCCCCTGGGGAG CGGGGCCATTGCGGGCAACCCTCTGGGTGTGGACCGGGAGCTGCTCCGAGCAG AACTGAACTTTGGGGCCATCACTCTCAACAGCATGGATGCCACCAGTGAGCGAGACTTCGTGG CTGAGTTCCTGTTCTGGGCTTCGCTGTGCATGACCCACCTCAGCAGGATGGCCGAGGATCTCATCCTCTATGGCACCAAGGAATTCAGCTTTGTGCAGCTCTCAGATGCCTATAG CACCGGAAGCAGCCTGATGCCCCAGAAGAAAAACCCAGACAGCCTGGAGCTAATCCGGAGCAAGGCGGGGCGAGTGTTTGGGCGG TGTTCTGGGCTCCTGATGACGCTCAAGGGACTCCCAAGCACCTACAACAAGGACTTACAG GAGGACAAGGAAGCCGTATTTGAAGTGTCAGATACCATGAGTGCCGTCCTGCAGGTGGCCACGGGCATCATCTCCACACTGCAG ATTCACCGGGACAACATGGCACGGGCTCTCAGTCCTGACATGCTGGCCACTGACCTCGCCTACTACCTGGTCCGCAAAGGG ATGCCTTTCCGCCAGGCGCACGAGGCCTCCGGGAAAGCCGTGTTCATGGCCGAGACCAAGGGGGTCGCCCTCAACCAGCTGTCGCTCAAGGATCTGCAGACCATCAG CCCCCTGTTCTCGGGCGACGTGAGCCGCGTGTGGGACTACGGCCACAGCGTGGAGCAGTACGCGGCCCTGGGGGGCACAGCGCGCTCCAGCGTCGACTGGCAGATCAGCCAGGTGCGGGCGCTGCTGCGGGCCCAGCAGGCCTAG